In Bombina bombina isolate aBomBom1 chromosome 6, aBomBom1.pri, whole genome shotgun sequence, a single genomic region encodes these proteins:
- the LOC128662232 gene encoding uncharacterized protein LOC128662232, with amino-acid sequence MKTSDPLLDGSVIPSVVKTRRIIRMKDCIVIGCLSSTKKGRSNSAVSLHVFPKTHERIRLWLTQTNQYNTDELETMVQLVYDTNKATRYRMCSLHFHPDSYYTHGVSRYLTDTSIPTIFPSRIFRPGTSVSNTEPTSVSIENTNYPSTSTNYPPYVFETRERIHVCHACGQNLNIKKVEVSTNTEKKILQDQSTEIVSANIQTTTIIKTKNKSSDTKNLIKCSDKYTWPMGDVSEDTSLSLFSTGQKSVQFKIEVPRQSITEMDNTNPLNVAILETPKRISSYTQTD; translated from the coding sequence gaggattataaGAATGAAAGACTGCATTGTAATTGGATGCCTTAGCTCCACCAAAAAAGGACGTTCTAATTCTGCAGTTTCTCTTCATGTTTTCCCAAAGACACATGAGAGAATCCGTCTTTGGCTTACACAAACCAACCAATACAATACAGATGAGTTAGAAACTATGGTACAATTGGTCTATGATACAAACAAGGCCACAAGGTACAGAATGTGCTCATTGCACTTCCATCCTGACTCCTACTATACTCATGGAGTGAGTAGGTATTTAACAGATACCTCCATCCCAACCATTTTTCCATCAAGAATTTTTCGACCTGGTACATCAGTTTCAAATACTGAACCAACTAGTGTTTCTATTGAAAACACTAACTATCCGTCAACATCTACAAATTACCCACCATATGTTTTTGAAACAAGGGAAAGGATACATGTATGCCATGCATGTGGACAGAATCTGAATATTAAGAAAGTTGAAGTATCAactaatacagagaaaaaaatattacaagaccaATCAACTGAAATAGTAAGTGCTAATATTCAAACGACAACAAttatcaaaacaaaaaacaaatcaagcGACACTAAAAATCTGATAAAATGCAGTGATAAGTACACATGGCCTATGGGGGATGTGTCCGAAGATACTAGTCTGTCACTATTTTCAACTGGTCAAAAATCTgttcaatttaaaatagaagtacCTAGACAATCAATTACAGAAATGGATAATACAAATCCATTGAATGTAGCGATTCTTGAAACACCAAAGAGGATATCAAGCTACACACAGACAGATTGA